TTCCGATTGCTTGAGCACGGCATCGACCCGACGGATGAGATTCTCGCGCGTGCGCGACATCTGGTCGAGGCGTCCGAGGACGGTCGTGAACGCGGTGCGTGCTTCCATGTTGGCCCAGCGGCGCGCCGCTTTCTCGGCGGCCAGAATGCCGTAGTCCACCGCCTGCTCGTCCATCGCGCTGCGGCCATAGTGGTGCGCGAGGAGCTCGACCACCTCCTCCAGCCGTCCCGCATACAGCTGCTCGAGCGCCCGGCCGGCCTGGCCGTGCAAGCGGCTGCGCGTGCTCTCGATCAGGTTCTGGTACGCGCTCTCCTGCATGAGCGGGTGACGGAAAATGTATTCCGTCTCGCCCGCCGCGCTCATCCTCTCGTAGAGGAACTCTTGCCGCACGAGGTCGCGAAGAAGATCGTCCAGCGGTTCGGGTCCGGCCCACGTCGCGCTCGAGAGCCGGCGCGACGCCGCTCGCCCGATGACCGCGATGGTCTCCAGCGCGCGCCGGGTCTCGTCAGCCAGACGATTGATGCGGGCGAGCAGGACCTCGTGGATGGTCTCGGGCACCGTCCGCGGCTCGCTCCCGGTGCCTTGCTCGCCGACGACGTGAGCGAGCTCCTCGAGGAAGAACGGGTTGCCCTCGGCCCGATCGACGATGAGGTCGGTGAGCGCGGGCGGGACTTCGACCTCGAACAAGGTCTTCACGATGTCCGAGCTCTCCTCGCGGGAGAGCGGCGGGAGCGCGATCTGGGTCACATACGAGCGATCCGCCCACGGCTGCCGGTACCCCGAACGGTACGTCAACAGGACGAAGATCGGCAGCGTGTCGATGCCGTCGAGAAGCGAGAATCCGAGGGCCTCCGAAGCGGCGTCCATCCAGTGCAGGTCCTCGACGACGACGATGAGCGGCCGGGTCCGGCTGGCGTTCGCGCAGACGCGACGCAGGAGATCGCGGATCCGGGCCTGGATGGCCTCCGGGACGAGAGGAGGCCCCTCCTCACTCGTCTTGATCCCGAGGAACTCGAGCAGGAAGGCCACCGCCTCGACGCTGGACAGGCCGAGGCGTTCGAGCACGCGCTCGACCTTGCCGGCCACCAGGGGCGACGAGTCGGCGTCGTTGATCCGGAAGGCCCGGCGAAGCAGCTCGATCAACGGCAGGTACGGAATGCCGGTCCCGTAGGAGACACAGTGCGCCTCGAGAGAGGTGACGCGATGGTCACGAATTCTCTGGCGGAACTCGTGGAGCAAGCGTGATTTGCCGATTCCCGCGTCGCCACAGATCGCGACGACATGGCCGCGGCCCTTCACCGCAGCCTGGAAGCGGCTTTCGAGCAGGTGGATCTCCTCCTGCCGTCCTACGAAGCCGGTGAGGCGGCCGCCCGCCTGGATGGCTGGCCGCTCGGGACCGACGAGCTGAAACGCGCCCTCGGCTCCTGAAATCGGGGTGGCGAGGGCCCTGAGCACGAACCGGCGCTGCAGCAGGGGCGCCGCGGCGGCCGTGACCATCACGCTGCCGGGCGGTCCGCCGCTCAGGAGCGGATCGAGCGCACTCCATGCCGTGCTCCGAGCATGGGCCTCGATGTGCTGGAGGTCGCCGGCCTGGCCGACCATGAGGACCGCGGCGTGGATGCCGGCGCGGGCGGTGATGCCGGCTCCCTCGCCATGCGGGCCGCGCTCCAGCACGCGCTGCATGGCCATCCCGGCGTGCGCCGCGCGCCGCGATGCTTCCTCCATCGTCTCCATCCCGAAGACCGCGCCCACCGATGTGGGGCTGAGCTCCTCGACCCGCCCGCCAAAACTCTGCACCTTGTCGATCAGGACGTCGAGCAGCGGACTCGTGTCGTGAAGACCGTCGAGGCCAGACGGTCCGGGAAGCACGAGCCGCAGCAGGATCAACTGTCTCCGGACCCAGCGGATCTTGGTGCCGGCGGGCTGGAGGAGCAGCGAGCCCGCCCACGTGGGCACCGGCTCGGTCGACGCGCCCGGCGCGAGCGGTTCGGGTGCGGCGGCCGGCGCGTCCACGACCGGCACCGCCTCGCTGACCGGTGCACCGGAAGTGAGCGGGCCCCGAGCCTCGCGCAGCGCGTACTTCTTCATCCAGGCGCGCAGCGTGTTCCGGGTGATGCGCAGCGCCATCGCGGTGTGCGAGATGTTCCAGCGATGTTGCTCCAGGCTGTCGAGAACGTGCTGGCGCATCGCGACCGTGTCCATGCCCTTCATCGGCTCGTCGCCCGCCGCCGCGGGCGGGCTGCTCGCCGGCCCGGCCAGCGGCAAGGAGAGCATCTCCGCCGTCACCTCGCGGGCATCCGCGAGCAGGGCGACGCGCTCCATCACGTTGGCCAGCTGCCGCACGTTGCCTGGCCACGGGAAGGCGGTGAGCGCAGCCCGCGCGGATGGAGAGATCGTCTTGGCGGGAAGGCCGTAGTCGGCGCAGGCCCGGGCGAGATAGTGCTCGGCGAGGAGCATGACATCTTCACCACGCTCACGAATGGGCGGCAGAGTCAGCGTGAGGACGGCCAGCCGATGATAGAGATCCTCACGGAAGCGGCGCTCACGCAGGGCACTGTTGAGATCGCTGTTTGTCGCGGAG
Above is a genomic segment from Candidatus Methylomirabilota bacterium containing:
- a CDS encoding sigma 54-interacting transcriptional regulator is translated as MNELAELIGSSPAMEKVRDQIQHLVARQQPGHRLPSILIVGETGTGKGLVAHLLHRSSARASGPFVPINCAAIPDTLLEAELFGYVRGAFTDARQSKAGLFQTAHRGTIFLDEVGLLPEGLQAKLLKALEDRSVRRLGGTVSEPFDAWVLSATNSDLNSALRERRFREDLYHRLAVLTLTLPPIRERGEDVMLLAEHYLARACADYGLPAKTISPSARAALTAFPWPGNVRQLANVMERVALLADAREVTAEMLSLPLAGPASSPPAAAGDEPMKGMDTVAMRQHVLDSLEQHRWNISHTAMALRITRNTLRAWMKKYALREARGPLTSGAPVSEAVPVVDAPAAAPEPLAPGASTEPVPTWAGSLLLQPAGTKIRWVRRQLILLRLVLPGPSGLDGLHDTSPLLDVLIDKVQSFGGRVEELSPTSVGAVFGMETMEEASRRAAHAGMAMQRVLERGPHGEGAGITARAGIHAAVLMVGQAGDLQHIEAHARSTAWSALDPLLSGGPPGSVMVTAAAAPLLQRRFVLRALATPISGAEGAFQLVGPERPAIQAGGRLTGFVGRQEEIHLLESRFQAAVKGRGHVVAICGDAGIGKSRLLHEFRQRIRDHRVTSLEAHCVSYGTGIPYLPLIELLRRAFRINDADSSPLVAGKVERVLERLGLSSVEAVAFLLEFLGIKTSEEGPPLVPEAIQARIRDLLRRVCANASRTRPLIVVVEDLHWMDAASEALGFSLLDGIDTLPIFVLLTYRSGYRQPWADRSYVTQIALPPLSREESSDIVKTLFEVEVPPALTDLIVDRAEGNPFFLEELAHVVGEQGTGSEPRTVPETIHEVLLARINRLADETRRALETIAVIGRAASRRLSSATWAGPEPLDDLLRDLVRQEFLYERMSAAGETEYIFRHPLMQESAYQNLIESTRSRLHGQAGRALEQLYAGRLEEVVELLAHHYGRSAMDEQAVDYGILAAEKAARRWANMEARTAFTTVLGRLDQMSRTRENLIRRVDAVLKQSEIRFALGEHRAQLQGLAAVRETVEQVGDPARRAAWLYWSGFLHSLVGDRPEIGIAYGQQAAALVARDGLEDLRPFADCCLTHAYALAGDLREAVNAGERALSQFEARGNVWWACRTMWILSHTANVLGEWDRSLDYCSRALQHGESANDLRLKVVAWSRMAASQVQRGDAKAALGSCDAATKLGPTPFDVANLNAVRGYALVKIGDFQSGLPLLHDAVKWFAGTHVLYNRSTCSVWLADSLVRSGNREGGREVATAVLATSESVGYRYVQGVASRILGESLTPDDTGAAAAHLQTARGIFEQMNARNDLAKTLLAQAAVHASLAEFDRARQLLDEAGRMFEVLGTTDEPDRVRAARQRLRGGADT